In a single window of the Methanobrevibacter arboriphilus JCM 13429 = DSM 1125 genome:
- a CDS encoding TIGR04083 family peptide-modifying radical SAM enzyme, translating into MTFHVMIIPTLDCPSNCEYCWGSKKDSGIMDIEVIEQIVKWLDGFRDDYVHFTFHGGEPLLVGYEFYKKALPMLKNTTTHKEAGFSLQSNLWLIDEKLAKLFAEYNVAISTSIDGPLEINDHQRGKGYFDKTMKGYKIATDNGVRVSFICTFTSYSKDYEKEVYDFFLENGYNIKLHAALPSMRGDNADPWALSQEDHGKLLISLLDRYLNDLDKIEIKDFDHICKSSFMRRGTLCTFADCMGDTLAIGHDGNIYPCYRFNGMEEWVMGNVSDNPSMEDLTKSKAWKKLEEFKSFVDEDCADCTYIKFCRGGCPYNGIVATETAKSVDPQCTAYKMIFKEVSNRANKDFLKSSMPPLMGNSKPTQKKKYSVMDLMLKR; encoded by the coding sequence ATGACTTTCCATGTAATGATTATACCAACTCTTGATTGTCCATCAAATTGTGAATACTGCTGGGGATCTAAAAAAGACTCTGGAATAATGGACATTGAAGTAATAGAGCAAATTGTAAAGTGGTTAGATGGATTTAGAGATGATTATGTTCATTTTACATTCCATGGAGGAGAACCATTACTTGTAGGTTATGAATTCTACAAAAAAGCTTTACCAATGCTTAAAAATACTACAACTCATAAAGAAGCTGGTTTTTCACTTCAAAGTAACCTATGGCTAATAGATGAAAAATTAGCTAAACTATTTGCTGAATACAATGTAGCTATCAGTACTAGTATTGATGGACCTCTAGAGATTAATGACCATCAACGTGGAAAAGGATATTTTGATAAAACTATGAAAGGATATAAAATAGCTACTGACAATGGAGTCAGAGTAAGCTTTATATGTACATTTACCTCATATTCTAAAGATTATGAAAAAGAAGTTTATGATTTCTTTTTAGAAAATGGTTATAATATTAAACTTCATGCAGCATTACCATCAATGAGAGGAGATAATGCAGATCCTTGGGCATTATCACAAGAAGACCATGGAAAATTATTAATCAGCCTTCTTGATAGATACTTAAATGACCTTGATAAAATTGAAATAAAAGATTTTGACCATATATGTAAAAGCTCATTTATGCGGAGAGGAACTCTATGTACATTTGCAGACTGTATGGGAGATACTTTAGCTATTGGGCATGATGGAAACATTTATCCATGTTATCGTTTTAATGGTATGGAAGAATGGGTAATGGGAAATGTTTCAGATAACCCCAGTATGGAAGATTTAACTAAAAGCAAAGCATGGAAAAAACTTGAAGAATTTAAAAGCTTTGTAGATGAAGATTGTGCAGACTGTACATATATAAAGTTTTGTAGAGGAGGTTGTCCTTATAATGGAATTGTAGCTACTGAAACAGCTAAATCAGTAGACCCCCAATGTACAGCATATAAAATGATATTTAAAGAAGTAAGTAATAGAGCTAACAAAGACTTCTTAAAATCATCTATGCCTCCACTAATGGGAAATTCAAAACCAACACAAAAAAAGAAATATAGTGTTATGGACCTAATGCTTAAAAGATAA
- a CDS encoding TIGR04165 family Cys-rich peptide, with product MKLEQLLAECPKCGSKDKTVERRMLDEHKAHAEMKCISCDKCGYVFETKEDKETE from the coding sequence ATGAAATTAGAACAACTATTAGCAGAATGCCCAAAATGTGGCTCAAAAGACAAAACTGTTGAAAGAAGAATGTTAGACGAACATAAAGCTCATGCAGAAATGAAATGTATAAGTTGTGATAAATGTGGATATGTTTTTGAAACAAAAGAAGATAAAGAAACAGAATAA
- a CDS encoding MFS transporter, which produces MSSRLKESNYIEFEKKIQDNSSKGNLSKNKYVVIITALSYFLCGFSVSVISVALPTMARDFAVSAVAQNWIAMVFFLSIAIFSLPFGKISAKFGLKKTFYIGLILLIIGSFGVSISNSSDILIAFRALQGLSVAILNVSTLAIVTESLPLNERGKGIGIITSIAYVGLIAANVIGGFLTNNFGWRSVFLFVIPFLILTILITYFKVPNEWVLIKDDKFDYVGALIFGLAISLLTYGFTIMHTLHGVGLLILSIILFVIFGKRQLKIKFPLFPVKILKNKKFTYSSIAALLCSFSTFVVIYIVDYHLQYINNVDPQTTGLILMLAPISMAISTFFAGRFSDRFNPQFIASFGLCIVFIALIILTLLNETTSLSVVILAIVLEGIGYGIFISPNTNIVVSSLPDKLASIASATVSTTRVIGETLSLGIWTVIFAIIMGSLQIIPKYYPLLIESSQIVSILLACGCLIGIIFSLIGVKNSKF; this is translated from the coding sequence ATGAGTTCAAGATTAAAAGAATCAAATTATATAGAATTTGAGAAAAAAATTCAAGATAATTCGTCTAAAGGTAATCTATCTAAGAATAAATATGTTGTAATCATAACTGCACTATCTTATTTTTTGTGTGGTTTTTCAGTATCAGTAATATCAGTTGCATTACCAACTATGGCTCGAGACTTTGCAGTTAGTGCTGTAGCTCAAAATTGGATAGCTATGGTTTTTTTCTTATCAATAGCTATTTTTTCACTACCTTTTGGAAAAATATCAGCAAAATTTGGATTAAAAAAGACTTTCTATATAGGATTAATACTTCTTATAATAGGTTCTTTTGGAGTTTCTATTTCAAATTCTTCTGATATTTTAATAGCTTTTAGAGCTTTACAAGGTTTAAGTGTTGCAATTTTAAATGTTTCAACCTTAGCTATTGTAACTGAATCTTTACCATTAAATGAAAGAGGTAAAGGAATTGGAATTATCACTTCCATTGCATATGTTGGACTTATTGCAGCTAATGTTATTGGTGGTTTTTTAACTAATAATTTTGGATGGAGAAGTGTTTTTTTATTTGTTATACCATTTTTAATATTAACTATTTTAATTACTTACTTTAAAGTTCCAAATGAATGGGTTTTAATAAAAGATGATAAGTTTGACTATGTTGGAGCTTTAATTTTTGGATTAGCTATTTCACTCTTAACTTATGGTTTTACAATAATGCATACATTACACGGTGTAGGTTTACTAATATTATCAATAATATTATTTGTGATTTTTGGAAAACGGCAGTTAAAAATAAAGTTTCCACTATTTCCAGTTAAAATTTTGAAAAATAAAAAATTTACTTATTCAAGTATTGCTGCATTATTATGTTCTTTTTCAACATTTGTTGTTATTTATATTGTTGATTATCATTTACAATACATAAATAATGTTGATCCTCAAACTACTGGATTAATTCTAATGTTAGCTCCAATTTCAATGGCTATATCTACATTTTTTGCTGGAAGATTTTCTGATAGATTTAATCCTCAATTTATTGCAAGTTTTGGTTTATGTATAGTTTTCATAGCTCTAATAATCCTTACTCTCTTAAATGAAACTACTTCATTATCAGTTGTTATTTTAGCTATTGTTCTTGAAGGTATTGGTTATGGAATATTTATATCTCCGAATACAAACATTGTTGTAAGTTCTCTTCCAGATAAATTAGCCTCAATTGCATCAGCTACTGTTTCAACAACAAGAGTTATAGGAGAAACTTTAAGTTTAGGGATTTGGACTGTTATTTTTGCAATTATAATGGGATCTCTTCAGATAATTCCTAAATATTATCCATTGTTAATTGAAAGTTCACAAATTGTTTCTATTTTACTAGCTTGTGGTTGCTTGATAGGTATTATTTTTTCTTTGATTGGGGTAAAAAATTCAAAATTTTAA
- a CDS encoding ATP phosphoribosyltransferase — MEIVIGLPKGSLNNVNRGNTYQLFKDAGYEVRGYEPGNESYEINIANDEEIKAFLTRPQSTPVELNRGMVDIAIVGEDWVKEESVSHEGGITKIGDLDYGQTRLIVAVPVDSPYFSLSEFFRLNKDRKTPILCFTEYPNLTRKHIMENDGYKEVFGDSIPLVQVRGLVDGENDMVQIINSDGATEVYIAKGADLIVDNTQTGSSLKKAGLVELETIMHSSAGLYAGVSCVDEKMEKAKMIFEQLYGATTARKYFDVKFNVNNDIALVVSDFLVDNGYCSDEPTINSGSKFSQINVLIEKNKFPEMLNGIKKYNASSVVRNDVKQYVK, encoded by the coding sequence ATGGAGATTGTAATTGGGCTTCCTAAGGGAAGTTTAAATAATGTAAATAGAGGGAACACCTATCAACTTTTTAAAGATGCTGGGTATGAAGTTCGTGGATATGAACCTGGAAACGAGTCTTATGAAATTAATATTGCTAATGATGAGGAAATTAAGGCATTTTTAACTCGTCCTCAAAGTACTCCTGTTGAACTCAATAGGGGAATGGTTGATATTGCTATTGTTGGCGAAGACTGGGTTAAAGAAGAGTCTGTTTCTCATGAAGGAGGAATAACAAAAATTGGTGACCTTGATTATGGTCAAACTCGTCTTATAGTAGCTGTTCCAGTTGATTCTCCTTATTTCTCTTTAAGTGAATTTTTTAGACTTAATAAAGATCGTAAAACTCCTATTCTCTGTTTTACAGAGTATCCAAACCTTACTCGTAAGCATATTATGGAAAATGATGGGTATAAAGAAGTTTTTGGAGATTCTATTCCTCTTGTTCAAGTTAGAGGTTTAGTTGATGGTGAAAATGATATGGTTCAGATAATTAATTCTGATGGTGCTACTGAGGTATATATAGCTAAAGGTGCAGATCTTATTGTGGATAATACTCAAACAGGTAGTAGTTTAAAGAAAGCTGGTTTAGTTGAGCTTGAAACTATAATGCATTCATCTGCTGGTCTTTATGCAGGTGTTAGCTGTGTTGATGAAAAAATGGAAAAAGCTAAAATGATTTTTGAACAGCTTTATGGTGCAACTACTGCTAGAAAATACTTTGATGTTAAATTTAATGTTAACAATGATATTGCTTTAGTTGTAAGTGATTTTTTAGTGGATAATGGTTATTGTTCTGATGAGCCTACCATTAATTCTGGAAGTAAATTTTCTCAGATTAATGTTTTAATTGAAAAAAATAAGTTTCCAGAAATGCTAAATGGTATAAAAAAATATAATGCTTCGTCTGTTGTTAGAAATGATGTTAAACAATATGTAAAATGA
- the pyrF gene encoding orotidine-5'-phosphate decarboxylase, translated as MNIKNNIILAMDLMDILEAYEVVEEISDYINTIKIGYPLTLAEGLESIGIFKDNFDFNIICDYKVADIPETNSKIADLTFNAGADAIITHGFVGEDSVKACLDVASDYDGDVFLLTEMSHSGAQMFLQGVADDIAKMGLEMGIKNYVAPSTRLNRLSEIRNIVGKDSFIISPGVGTQGGDPKDTLEYADALIIGRSIYASNNPKEATESILNSLK; from the coding sequence ATGAATATTAAAAATAATATAATTTTAGCAATGGATTTAATGGATATTTTAGAAGCTTATGAGGTTGTTGAGGAAATTTCAGATTATATTAACACAATCAAAATTGGTTATCCATTAACATTAGCTGAAGGGCTTGAATCTATAGGTATATTTAAGGATAATTTTGATTTTAATATTATTTGTGATTATAAGGTAGCTGATATTCCTGAAACTAATTCTAAAATAGCTGATTTAACTTTTAATGCTGGTGCTGATGCTATTATAACTCATGGTTTTGTTGGAGAGGATAGTGTTAAAGCTTGTTTGGATGTTGCCTCTGATTATGATGGTGATGTTTTTCTTTTAACAGAAATGTCTCATTCTGGGGCTCAGATGTTTCTTCAAGGAGTTGCTGATGATATAGCTAAAATGGGTCTTGAAATGGGGATTAAAAACTATGTAGCTCCTTCAACAAGACTTAATAGGCTTTCTGAAATTAGGAATATTGTTGGAAAGGATTCTTTTATCATATCTCCTGGTGTCGGTACTCAAGGTGGAGATCCTAAGGATACTTTGGAATATGCTGATGCTTTAATTATTGGAAGGTCTATTTATGCTTCAAATAATCCTAAAGAAGCTACTGAAAGTATTTTAAATTCTTTAAAATAG
- the cbiM gene encoding cobalt ECF transporter S component CbiM: MHIMEGFLPPIWCLFWYILSIPVIAYGIIRIKKVTEETPESKSLLAVSGAFMFVLSSLKIPSVTGSCSHPTGNGLGAAIFGPAVAAVLATIVLLFQAILLAHGGLTTLGANVFSMGIIGPLVAWGVYKGFTKSGISAAIAIFFAAFLGDLFTYVTTSFQLAMAFPEPTFQAALTTFLGIFAITQIPLAIAEGLLTVVIWDQLTKYKPRLLEKLNALKISSSSKKSSEVSGDS, encoded by the coding sequence ATGCACATTATGGAAGGATTTTTACCACCAATTTGGTGTCTTTTCTGGTATATACTTTCAATTCCTGTAATTGCTTATGGTATTATAAGAATCAAAAAAGTAACTGAGGAAACACCAGAATCTAAGTCATTGTTGGCAGTTAGTGGTGCTTTTATGTTTGTACTTTCATCATTGAAAATACCTTCTGTTACTGGTAGTTGTTCACATCCTACTGGTAATGGTTTAGGAGCAGCTATATTTGGACCTGCTGTAGCTGCAGTTCTTGCAACAATTGTATTACTATTTCAGGCAATACTTTTAGCTCATGGTGGTTTAACTACTCTTGGAGCAAATGTATTTTCTATGGGTATTATTGGACCTTTAGTAGCTTGGGGAGTTTATAAAGGATTTACAAAATCAGGAATTTCTGCTGCTATAGCTATATTCTTTGCAGCATTCCTTGGAGATCTTTTCACCTATGTTACAACTTCATTCCAATTAGCAATGGCTTTCCCAGAACCTACTTTTCAAGCAGCTCTTACTACATTTTTAGGAATATTCGCTATAACTCAAATTCCATTAGCTATTGCTGAAGGATTGTTAACTGTTGTTATTTGGGATCAATTGACTAAATATAAACCAAGATTACTTGAAAAATTAAATGCTTTAAAAATTAGTTCTTCTTCTAAAAAATCTTCAGAAGTTTCAGGAGATAGCTAA
- a CDS encoding energy-coupling factor ABC transporter substrate-binding protein produces the protein MSTRNRDIILLILVAIIAIAPMVMYSGLGEDQGYFSGSDGAAGEAIEELGYEPWFSSFWEPPSGEIESLLFALQAAIGAIIIGYFIGYWRGASKNKKE, from the coding sequence ATGAGTACTAGAAATAGAGATATAATTTTATTAATTCTTGTAGCTATTATTGCTATAGCTCCAATGGTAATGTATTCTGGGCTTGGAGAGGATCAAGGTTACTTTAGTGGTTCTGATGGTGCTGCTGGTGAAGCTATTGAGGAACTTGGTTATGAACCATGGTTTTCTTCTTTTTGGGAACCTCCAAGTGGTGAAATAGAAAGTTTACTCTTTGCACTTCAAGCTGCAATTGGTGCAATAATCATTGGTTATTTCATTGGTTATTGGAGAGGAGCTTCTAAAAATAAAAAAGAATAA
- the cbiQ gene encoding cobalt ECF transporter T component CbiQ, translated as MEIDYIAHTNNLRDVKSTYKLIISISLMIFALIVNLPIVSLFITFLIGISLLTIAKIPFKFYIKFMSIPFGFALITCIFMAFFFGSGTVIFNTGILGIVVREDALSLAITTFCRTLACFSALGFLSLTTPIALILNDLSKIKIPKIFIEIALLMYTSIFVFLDQIKIMTNAQKTRMGYNGFKNSYRSLGLLISNLFFRSLDKGEKLQYALDSRGYNGELPKYDP; from the coding sequence TTGGAAATTGATTATATTGCTCATACAAATAATTTAAGAGATGTTAAAAGTACTTATAAGCTTATAATATCCATTTCTTTAATGATATTTGCTTTAATAGTCAATTTACCAATTGTTTCTCTTTTTATAACCTTTTTAATTGGAATCTCTCTGCTTACAATAGCTAAAATCCCATTTAAATTTTATATTAAGTTCATGTCTATTCCATTTGGATTTGCTTTGATAACTTGTATTTTCATGGCATTTTTCTTTGGTAGTGGAACTGTAATTTTTAATACTGGTATCTTAGGTATTGTTGTTCGAGAAGATGCTTTATCGCTTGCAATAACTACTTTTTGTAGAACTTTAGCCTGCTTTTCTGCTCTTGGCTTTTTGTCTTTAACTACTCCAATTGCTCTGATATTAAATGATTTAAGTAAAATTAAAATTCCTAAAATTTTTATTGAAATAGCTTTATTAATGTATACTTCTATTTTTGTCTTTTTAGATCAGATTAAAATAATGACAAATGCTCAAAAAACAAGAATGGGGTATAATGGGTTTAAAAATTCTTATAGGTCTTTAGGTCTTTTAATATCTAATTTGTTTTTTAGATCCCTTGATAAAGGTGAAAAATTACAATATGCATTAGATTCTAGAGGTTATAATGGTGAATTACCTAAGTATGATCCTTAA
- a CDS encoding DMT family transporter — MNLKNYWVFLGLLAGLLFGIATPFSKLLLVDLNSFQLSGLLYLGSGIVIIPSIIKNFNNFYKDKDVAKDENTSKKSFLEVKFDKNFIKILLIILFGGILGPLFLMIGLSHNSASSTAVWLNMELVATAILGLIFFKDNLDKFASIGLLLTFIAGLIVSWGNGFGDIFSIIFIILACFSWGLDNQLTSIVDGYSPEFITFVKGIFGGGVNLTIGMIIASQMISLNLIFYGIILGVVSYGLSIVFFVSSAQNLGATRSQILFATAPFWGIMFSIFIGEPLTFNLIIAIILLIVAVLITNNIVHNHKHHHNKVEHLHLHSHDDGHHVHKHDSNEFEIYNKDKNKKHTHIHVHNEKHHEHNHFPDLHHKHDH; from the coding sequence TTGAATCTTAAAAACTATTGGGTTTTTTTAGGCTTATTAGCTGGCTTATTATTTGGTATTGCAACACCATTTAGCAAACTTTTATTGGTGGATTTAAATTCATTTCAATTATCTGGACTTTTGTATTTAGGATCAGGAATTGTGATCATTCCTAGCATAATTAAGAATTTTAATAATTTTTATAAAGATAAGGATGTAGCTAAAGATGAAAATACTTCTAAAAAATCTTTTTTGGAGGTTAAGTTTGATAAGAACTTTATAAAAATTTTACTTATAATTCTTTTTGGTGGAATATTAGGTCCTTTATTTTTAATGATAGGTCTTTCTCATAATAGTGCAAGTTCAACTGCTGTATGGTTAAATATGGAGCTTGTAGCTACAGCTATTTTAGGATTAATATTTTTTAAAGACAATTTAGATAAATTTGCTTCAATCGGTTTATTACTTACATTTATCGCTGGTTTAATAGTATCTTGGGGAAATGGATTTGGTGATATATTTTCTATAATTTTCATCATTTTGGCTTGTTTTTCGTGGGGATTGGATAATCAGCTCACTTCTATAGTTGATGGGTATTCTCCAGAATTCATTACATTTGTTAAGGGTATTTTTGGAGGTGGAGTTAATTTAACCATTGGAATGATTATAGCTTCTCAAATGATTTCATTAAACTTAATATTTTATGGAATAATATTAGGAGTAGTGTCTTATGGTTTAAGTATTGTATTTTTCGTTAGTTCTGCGCAAAACCTTGGAGCTACTAGAAGTCAAATTTTGTTTGCTACTGCTCCATTTTGGGGAATAATGTTTTCTATATTTATTGGTGAACCACTAACATTTAATTTGATTATAGCTATTATATTATTGATTGTTGCAGTATTAATCACTAATAATATTGTTCATAATCATAAACATCATCATAATAAAGTTGAACATCTTCATCTTCATTCTCATGATGATGGTCATCATGTTCATAAACATGATTCTAATGAATTTGAAATTTATAATAAAGATAAAAATAAAAAACATACTCATATCCATGTACACAATGAAAAGCATCATGAACATAATCATTTTCCAGATTTACATCATAAACATGATCATTAG
- a CDS encoding ATP-binding cassette domain-containing protein produces MIEAKNITYLYSDGTKALDNINFKVEKGQIVSLLGKNGAGKSTLFLHFNGIFEPENGEILIDGEKLEYNKKGLLKARQKVGIVFQNPDDQLFAPTVEEDVAFGPLNIGLSQEETKKRVTDSLKRVGMEGYEKKPPHHLSGGQKKKVAIAGILAMNPEIMVLDEPTSGLDPKGASKMLKLLYELNNKGMTIIISTHDVDLVPLYSDKVNVIKNGTIIKEGTPHEVFDDINLIRDADLRLPRVAHLLEVLEKEDNLKISDSYPLTIGEARKDLLKYIDKEKI; encoded by the coding sequence ATTATAGAAGCTAAGAATATTACTTACTTATATTCTGATGGCACTAAAGCATTAGATAATATTAATTTCAAGGTAGAAAAAGGTCAGATCGTTTCATTACTTGGTAAAAATGGTGCAGGAAAATCTACCCTTTTTCTCCATTTTAATGGAATATTTGAACCAGAAAATGGTGAAATACTTATTGATGGTGAAAAATTAGAATATAATAAAAAAGGGTTACTTAAAGCTAGACAAAAAGTAGGGATAGTCTTTCAAAATCCTGATGATCAGCTTTTTGCACCAACTGTTGAAGAAGATGTTGCTTTTGGTCCACTTAATATTGGTCTTTCGCAAGAAGAAACAAAAAAACGTGTTACTGATTCTCTTAAACGTGTAGGAATGGAAGGATATGAAAAAAAACCTCCTCATCATCTTAGTGGTGGTCAAAAGAAGAAAGTAGCTATTGCAGGAATTTTAGCTATGAATCCTGAAATAATGGTTTTAGATGAACCAACTTCTGGTTTAGATCCTAAAGGTGCTTCTAAAATGCTCAAATTATTGTATGAACTTAATAACAAGGGTATGACTATTATCATATCTACTCATGATGTTGACTTGGTTCCTCTTTATTCTGACAAAGTTAATGTTATTAAAAATGGGACAATTATTAAGGAAGGCACTCCTCATGAAGTTTTTGATGATATTAATTTGATTCGTGATGCTGATTTAAGATTGCCTAGAGTAGCTCATCTTTTAGAAGTTTTAGAAAAAGAAGATAATCTTAAAATCTCTGATTCATATCCTTTAACTATTGGAGAAGCCCGTAAAGACTTATTGAAATATATTGATAAAGAGAAAATTTAG
- the ribC gene encoding riboflavin synthase — MRIGICDTTFARFDMGGVAIDELKSNATDLKIIHKTVPGIKDLPVASKKLIEEDDCEIVMALGMPGPMEKDKMCAHEASTGLIRAQLMTNTHILEVFVHEDEEEKDDLLKELAENRAREHARNLIKMMFSPKQMQKEAGMGMREGKEDVGPL, encoded by the coding sequence ATGCGAATTGGTATTTGTGATACTACTTTCGCCCGTTTTGATATGGGTGGGGTAGCTATTGATGAATTAAAATCTAATGCTACTGATTTAAAAATTATTCATAAGACTGTTCCTGGGATTAAGGATCTTCCAGTAGCTTCTAAGAAACTTATTGAGGAAGATGATTGTGAAATTGTCATGGCTCTTGGAATGCCAGGACCTATGGAAAAAGATAAAATGTGTGCTCATGAGGCATCTACTGGTCTTATTAGAGCTCAATTGATGACTAATACTCACATTCTAGAAGTTTTTGTTCATGAGGATGAAGAGGAAAAAGATGATCTTTTAAAAGAATTAGCTGAGAATCGAGCTCGTGAACATGCTCGAAACTTAATAAAAATGATGTTTTCTCCTAAACAAATGCAAAAAGAAGCTGGAATGGGAATGCGTGAAGGCAAAGAAGATGTTGGTCCATTATAA
- a CDS encoding glycosyltransferase family 2 protein — MTDKNEVSSFSNNHLINKDTDGIFVVVPAFNEDKTVGSVIEEIVKLGYNVILVDDGSSDNTYEIAKSSKSKYPDNIFIYQHVINRGLGAALKTGMTGALIHGAKFIVTFDADGQHAVEDIAKVCKPLKDGNADAVIGSRPFEDMPNSKNFANTVMNLMTYVFYRTKVKDSQSGLRAFKAEVIPKLNLLSRGYGVSSEFIREIRRNHLKLEEVTITTIYTPETQAKGTNAIVGLKILFKMIMDIFK, encoded by the coding sequence ATGACAGATAAAAACGAAGTCTCTAGCTTTTCTAATAATCATTTAATTAATAAAGATACTGATGGGATATTTGTTGTTGTTCCTGCTTTCAATGAAGATAAAACAGTTGGTTCAGTTATAGAAGAAATTGTAAAATTAGGATATAATGTCATTCTTGTTGATGATGGTTCTAGTGACAATACTTATGAAATAGCTAAATCTTCTAAATCTAAATATCCAGATAATATTTTTATATATCAACATGTTATTAACAGAGGTTTAGGTGCAGCTTTAAAAACAGGTATGACTGGAGCATTAATTCACGGTGCTAAGTTTATTGTTACTTTTGATGCTGATGGTCAGCATGCTGTGGAAGATATAGCTAAAGTTTGCAAACCATTAAAAGATGGAAATGCAGATGCGGTCATTGGATCAAGACCATTTGAAGATATGCCAAATTCTAAAAATTTTGCAAATACAGTTATGAATCTCATGACTTATGTGTTTTATAGAACCAAGGTTAAAGATTCTCAATCTGGCCTTAGAGCTTTCAAAGCAGAAGTTATTCCCAAATTAAATTTGTTATCAAGAGGTTATGGGGTATCTTCAGAGTTTATTAGGGAGATTAGAAGAAATCATCTTAAACTAGAAGAAGTTACAATTACTACTATTTACACTCCTGAAACTCAAGCTAAAGGAACCAATGCAATAGTTGGACTTAAAATTTTATTTAAAATGATAATGGATATATTTAAATGA
- a CDS encoding DUF2304 domain-containing protein has product MECVIIFGDIRLFQILVVFIAILAILLVFNRFHKKKTSITTFILWVVLWVLVAIFAIIPESSTYIANLIGIGRGLDLIIIFGIIGSYYLIFRVYLKLEKIDQDITKLVRIISIEKELNYELEQDQDENKDKK; this is encoded by the coding sequence ATGGAGTGTGTAATTATTTTTGGAGATATAAGGTTATTTCAGATATTGGTTGTGTTTATAGCTATTTTAGCAATATTATTAGTTTTTAATAGATTTCATAAGAAAAAAACTTCTATTACAACTTTTATTCTTTGGGTAGTATTATGGGTTTTAGTGGCTATATTTGCTATAATACCTGAATCTAGTACATATATAGCTAATCTTATCGGCATTGGAAGAGGTTTGGATTTAATAATTATTTTTGGAATTATTGGTTCTTATTATTTAATATTTAGGGTTTATTTAAAGCTTGAAAAAATAGATCAAGATATAACAAAATTAGTAAGAATAATTTCAATAGAAAAAGAACTAAATTATGAATTAGAACAAGATCAAGATGAAAATAAAGATAAAAAATGA